In Oryza glaberrima chromosome 8, OglaRS2, whole genome shotgun sequence, the following are encoded in one genomic region:
- the LOC127782565 gene encoding DIBOA-glucoside dioxygenase BX6-like, which produces MATVSGTDRLRDLHAFDDTKAGVKGLVDAGVTTVPYFFRHHPDPLPVAAPSEAASAIPLIDLAKADVDRGRMVAEVRAAAETVGFFQVVNHGVAGELMDEMLAAVRRFNEEPLEAKVPYYTRDVASKVRFNSNFDLFRSPAANWRDTMFVEMFPEVPSPEEIPPPCRGVLEEYAAAVRRLGERLFELLSEALGLPAGYLGRNAGGTDGLSVAAHYYPACPEPEATMGATKHSDPTFLTVLLQDESGGLQAVLPRPPEERWVDVPPVAGGLVVNVGDLLQLVSNDRLRSVEHRVLPTGAAGPARVSVACFFRLAYSSTRPCVPVVGGGSGARAAAVYRSTTAGEFLAHYNGKGLDGRSALDHFRIPAAAASPPPPPQ; this is translated from the coding sequence ATGGCCACCGTCTCCGGCACCGACCGCCTCCGTGACCTCCACGCCTTCGACGACACCAAGGCCGGCGTCAAGGgcctcgtcgacgccggcgtcaCCACCGTCCCCTACTTCTTCCGCCACCACCCCGAccccctccccgtcgccgcgccgtcggagGCCGCCTCGGCCATCCCGCTCATCGACCTCGCCAAGGCCGACGTCGACCGGGGACGGATGGTCGCCGAGGTGAGGGCGGCCGCCGAGACGGTCGGCTTCTTCCAGGTGGTCAACCATGGCGTCGCCGGGGAGCTCATGGACGAGATGCtcgcggcggtgcggcgctTCAACGAGGAGCCCCTGGAGGCGAAGGTGCCCTACTACACCAGGGACGTCGCCAGCAAGGTCCGGTTCAACTCCAACTTCGACCTCTTCCGTTCGCCGGCGGCCAACTGGCGGGACACGATGTTCGTCGAGATGTTCCCGGAGGTGCCCTCGCCGGAGGAGATCCCGCCGCCGTGCAGGGGCGTGCTGGAGGAGTACgccgcggcggtgcggcggctcgGGGAACGGCTGTTCGAGCTGCTGTCGGAGGCGCTGGGCCTCCCTGCGGGGTACCTCGGCCGCAACGCCGGGGGCACGGACGGGCTGAGCGTGGCGGCGCACTACTACCCGGCGTGCCCGGAGCCGGAGGCGACGATGGGCGCGACCAAGCACTCCGACCCGACCTTCCTCACCGTGCTGCTGCAGGACGAGTCCGGCGGGCTCCAGGCGGTGCTCCCGCGGCCCCCGGAGGAGCGGTGGGTGGATGTGCccccggtggccggcgggcTGGTGGTGAACGTCGGCGACCTCCTCCAGCTGGTGTCGAACGACAGGCTCCGGAGCGTGGAGCACCGGGTGCtgcccaccggcgccgccgggccGGCTCGCGTGTCGGTGGCGTGCTTCTTCCGCCTCGCGTACTCGTCGACGAGGCCGTGCGTCccggtcgtcggcggcggcagcggggcgcgggcggcggcggtgtacaGGAGCACGACGGCGGGGGAGTTCCTGGCGCACTACAACGGGAAGGGGCTCGACGGGCGGTCGGCGCTGGACCACTTCAggattccggcggcggcggcgtctcctcctcctccaccacagTAG
- the LOC127783079 gene encoding DIBOA-glucoside dioxygenase BX6-like codes for MATFSGTDRLRDLQAFETPSTDRLRDLQAFDNTKAGVKGLVDAGVTAIPYFFRHHSDPLPIAAPSEAAAAILVIDLAKADVDHGHVVSQVRSPAESAGLF; via the exons ATGGCCACCTTCTCCGGCACCGACCGCCTCCGCGACCTCCAGGCCTTCGAGACACCAAG CACCGACCGCCTCCGCGACCTCCAGGCCTTCGACAACACCAAGGCCGGTGTCAAGGgcctcgtcgacgccggcgtcaCCGCCATCCCCTACTTCTTCCGCCACCACTCTGACCCCCTCCCCATCGCCGCGCCGTcggaggccgccgcggccatcCTAGTCATCGACCTCGCCAAGGCCGACGTCGACCATGGCCACGTCGTCTCCCAGGTGAGGTCCCCCGCCGAGTCGGCCGGCTTGTTCTAG
- the LOC127781599 gene encoding DIBOA-glucoside dioxygenase BX6-like produces MATVSGTDRLRDLHAFDDTKAGVKGLVDAGVTTVPYFFRHHPDPLPVAAPSEAAAAIPLIDLAKADVDRGRVVAEVRAAAETVGFFQVVNHGVAGELMEEMLAAVRRFHEEPLEAKVPYYTRDVASKVRFNSNFGLFRNGFRSPAANWRDTMFVEMFPEAPSPEEIPPPCRGVLEVYAAAVRRLGERLFELLSEALGLPVGYLGRDAGCMDGLSLSVAAHYYPACPEPEATMGATKHSDPSFLTVLLQDTSGGLQAVLPRPPEERWVDVPPVAGALVVNVGDLLQLVSNDRLRSVEHRVLPTGAAGPARVSVACFFRHAYASTRPCVPVVVGGGGARAAAVYRSTTAGEFLAHYNGKGLDGRSALDHFRLPAAASSPPPPL; encoded by the coding sequence ATGGCCACCGTCTCCGGCACCGACCGCCTCCGTGACCTCCACGCCTTCGACGACACCAAGGCCGGCGTCAAGGgcctcgtcgacgccggcgtcaCCACCGTCCCCTACTTCTTCCGCCACCACCCCGAccccctccccgtcgccgcgccgtcggaggccgccgcggccatcCCTCTCATCGACCTCGCCAAGGCCGACGTCGACCGGGGACGGGTGGTCGCCGAGGTCAGGGCGGCCGCGGAGACGGTCGGCTTCTTCCAGGTGGTCAACCATGGCGTCGCCGGGGAGCTGATGGAGGAGATGCtcgcggcggtgcggcgctTCCACGAGGAGCCCCTGGAGGCGAAGGTGCCCTACTACACCAGGGACGTCGCCAGCAAGGTCCGGTTCAACTCCAACTTCGGCCTCTTCCGTAACGGGTTCCGTTCGCCGGCGGCCAACTGGCGCGACACGATGTTCGTTGAGATGTTCCCGGAGGCGCCCTCGCCGGAAGAGATCCCGCCGCCGTGCAGGGGCGTGCTGGAGGTGTACgccgcggcggtgcggcggctcgGGGAACGGCTGTTCGAGCTGCTGTCGGAGGCGCTGGGCCTCCCCGTGGGGTACCTTGGCCGCGACGCCGGGTGCATGGACGGGCTGAGCCTGAGCGTGGCGGCGCACTACTACCCGGCGTGCCCGGAGCCGGAGGCGACGATGGGCGCGACCAAGCACTCCGACCCCAGCTTCCTCACCGTGCTGCTGCAGGACACCTCCGGCGGCCTGCAGGCGGTGCTCCCGCGGCCTCCGGAGGAGCGGTGGGTGGACGTGCCCCCGGTGGCCGGCGCGCTGGTGGTGAACGTCGGCGACCTCCTCCAGCTGGTGTCGAACGACAGGCTCCGGAGCGTGGAGCACCGGGTGCTGCCCACCGGCGCCGCGGGGCCGGCCCGCGTGTCGGTGGCGTGCTTCTTCCGCCACGCGTACGCGTCGACGAGGCCGTGTGTcccggtcgtcgtcggcggcggcggggcacgggcggcggcggtgtacaGGAGCACGACGGCGGGGGAGTTCCTGGCGCACTACAACGGCAAGGGGCTCGACGGGCGGTCGGCGCTGGACCACTTCAGgcttccggcggcggcgtcgtctcctcctcctccgctgtaG